The Engystomops pustulosus chromosome 1, aEngPut4.maternal, whole genome shotgun sequence genome has a window encoding:
- the KIF24 gene encoding kinesin-like protein KIF24, translated as MASCLLECLCEAELDQYYPHFVALGLQKIEELAKVTMRDYSKLGVHCMEDRKRLFQLIKIIQSVAAEDSSDSRTPPLQPGCVYLQPPSNSSSTRRQLHFDIFDTDRNAFPSSLSYPMKHPANFCETLTLADHNPQTMKGEESVSSSADESSLKAMDPGDSEGPIIHRVMHVSGYNYGVPQTCTRPCSADKETPWTDSDKIRVCVRKRPLGLREERRGEASVVTVEDKETIAIYERKEAVNLKEYILQHVFYFDEVFSETFTNQDVYMKTAQPLIQHVFNGGNATCFAYGQTGAGKTYTMIGSPKNPGLYALAAKDIFQRLETNQQKKEQSVWISFYEIYCGQLYDLLHGRKRLYAREDGKRVVQVVGLREVQVSSVDFLLEVIVKGSRERSTGATGVNSDSSRSHAVIQIQIKDAGNRKLGRMSFIDLAGSERASDARESDKQTKMEGAEINQSLLALKECIRALDQEQAHTPFRQSKLTQVLKDSFIGNSKTCMIANVSPSHVATEHTLNTLRYADRVKELKKGMKCPGSCTGRGRSGPCLSPKRGQNSPSVLGEKISPKKVKLGPSGSSPTIVKHKSCPSVFHPSNVPLSSTPKICTKQNSGGRGCPTQAWLHHTTPVRGAIKTSRKKSENQEKIPTPMNPLNVKHDAGNEPKDDRTRQPSQRVQAVHPVQKQIVSKSRVFTDVTAKSGEGNDDPSCRKTSGEHKGLPAQKEREEHLRYYHQQIQHPPILLQKLHYQPLERFLDQYKPRSVTVGHVRSSATQREGTPLEDPDDSDFSEDSFSFTSNQKKGRKEELVRERLSFFLHQSSPSLEIRKASGTGQGLQESRGNTSTLNTKCGCRLSDRKRAENCDRSTWSPEDESTDSRDSSDISTAPEKPYSSQEDLDNHKKTIKDSLVSRRSSTDLHPSQERCSGAVALNLSPAPGPKSLEGRSPGTNTSSESSVMAPLTVSLLKDNWSMDTSHNLGPHELSGINDEPNSAGILDVGAHMEDHSVEKNLSDLVKKMLRYNESLHIDKSQRRGKERYLDSSYESRSSDAGSPHFLVQTGLADTSSSRSGPIGQSPAFAKNDSYNISDSFLDFSPLRCRDQGSHCYDADTEDTTQKRSEDATRDPRPESSPSAVSPGPPQSSAEDSEDSFKLPLRDGELEHLKNQLINCIFAHCGAKENPIPRRPPDREEPRTGPLQSHGTGPQGKTLEKAQQAVIQAHSIQLYEMSALCSQEEALLRHTSAADFQEYVKKLEEILSLKCKHIEKLRAQMQRFLDHKPAEASALLPTAQKLEDCLCCS; from the exons ATGGCCTCCTGTCTCCTGGAGTGCCTCTGCGAGGCTGAGCTGGACCAGTACTACCCGCACTTTGTAGCTCTTGGACTTCAGAAGATTGAGGAATTGGCCAAGGTGACGATGAGGGATTACTCCAAGCTGGGCGTGCACTGCATGGAGGACCGCAAACGCCTCTTCCAGCTGATTAAGATCATCCAGAGCGTGGCAGCTGAGGACAGCAGTGACAGCCGGACCCCCCCACTACAGCCGGGCTGCGTCTacctccagccccccagtaactccTCCAGCACCCGCAGACAGCTGCACTTTGATATCTTCGATACAGACAGAAACGCATTTCCCTCCTCCCTGTCTTATCCCATGAAGCATCCAGCTAATTTCTGTGAGACATTAACCCTTGCCGACCACAACCCTCAGACTATGAAGGGAGAGGAGAGTGTCAGCTCATCGGCCGACGAGTCCAGCCTGAAAGCCATGGACCCTGGAGACAGCGAGGGCCCCATCATACACAGAGTAATGCATGTGTCCGGATACAACTATGGTGTCCCACAGACATGCACACG ACCCTGCAGTGCGGACAAGGAGACCCCATGGACGGACAGTGATAAAATCCGAGTGTGCGTGCGGAAACGTCCGCTGGGGCTGAGGGAAGAGCGGCGCGGGGAAGCGAGTGTGGTGACTGTAGAAGACAAGGAGACCATCGCCATCTACGAGAGGAAAGAAGCTGTGAACCTGAAGGAGTATATTCTGCAG CACGTGTTTTATTTCGATGAGGTTTTCAGCGAGACGTTCACCAATCAGGATGTGTACATGAAGACGGCTCAGCCGCTCATCCAGCACGTGTTTAACGG aggaAACGCCACGTGTTTTGCTTATGGTCAGACAGGAGCGGGTAAGACCTACACCATGATCGGCAGCCCGAAAAACCCCGGACTCTACGCCTTGGCCGCTAAAGACATCTTCCAGCGACTGGAGACGAACCAGCAGAAGAAGGAGCAGTCTGTCTGGATCAGTTTCTACGAGATCTACTGTGGACAGCTGTATGACCTGCTGCATGGGAGGAAAAG ACTCTACGCGAGAGAAGATGGGAAGCGCGTCGTGCAGGTCGTGGGATTGCGGGAAGTTCAAGTCAGTAGCGTGGATTTCCTCCTGGAG GTGATTGTAAAGGGCAGCAGAGAGCGCAGCACCGGTGCCACGGGTGTGAATTCTGACTCTTCCCGCTCACATGCCGTCATTCAGATCCAGATCAAAGACGCCGGGAACCGCAAACTCGGCAG AATGTCCTTCATTGATTTAGCCGGAAGTGAAAGAGCGTCTGATGCCCGCGAGTCCGATAAACAAACGAAAATGGAAGGAGCCGAGATAAACCAGAGCCTTCTGGCT CTGAAGGAGTGTATCCGAGCGCTGGATCAGGAGCAGGCCCACACACCGTTCAGACAGAGCAAACTCACACAG GTGCTGAAAGATTCCTTTATTGGAAACTCCAAGACCTGCATGATCGCCAACGTATCCCCGAGCCACGTGGCCACCGAGCACACGCTCAACACTCTGCGCTATGCAGACAG GGTAAAGGAGCTGAAAAAAGGAATGAAGTGCCCTGGATCCTGCACTGGTCGGGGCAGATCCGGTCCGTGTCTGTCACCAAAAAGAGGTCAGAATTCTCCTTCAGTCTTGGGTGAAAAAATATCTCCGAAAAAAGTAAAACTCGGACCTTCGGGCTCCTCGCCTACAATCGTTAAGCACAAATCCTGTCCATCCGTTTTCCATCCGTCCAATGTGCCCTTATCATCAACTCCAAAAATCTGCACCAAGCAAAACTCTGGGGGTAGAGGCTGCCCGACCCAGGCCTGGCTGCACCACACGACTCCTGTCAGGGGCGCAATAAAGACGAGCAGAAAGAAGAGCGAAAACCAGGAGAAGATCCCGACGCCCATGAATCCTCTAAACGTGAAGCACGACGCGGGCAATGAGCCAAAAGATGATCGCACCCGGCAGCCGTCACAGAGAGTCCAAGCCGTGCACCCTGTACAGAAGCAAATAGTATCCAAAAGTCGGGTGTTTACAGATGTGACGGCAAAATCAGGAGAGGGTAATGATGACCCCTCGTGCAGGAAGACAAGTGGGGAACACAAGGGTCTCCCAGCACAGAAGGAAAGAGAGGAACACTTGAGATACTATCACCAGCAGATCCAGCACCCTCCAATCCTGCTGCAGAAGCTGCACTACCAGCCACTGGAAAGGTTTCTGGATCAGTACAAGCCTCGGTCGGTCACGGTGGGTCACGTCAGGAGCTCGGCGACACAACGCGAAGGAACCCCACTAGAAGACCCCGACGACAGCGACTTTAGCGAAGACTCGTTCTCATTCACTTCCAACCAGAAGAAAGGGAGGAAAGAAGAGCTGGTCAGAGAGAGGCTTTCCTTCTTTCTGCACCAGAGTTCTCCAAGCCTGGAGATCAGGAAGGCGTCCGGCACCGGACAAGGACTCCAGGAATCAAGGGGGAACACAAGTACCTTAAACACCAAGTGTGGCTGCAGATTATCTGACCGAAAGAGAGCGGAGAACTGTGACCGCTCTACATGGAGCCCAGAAGACGAGTCCACCGATTCACGAGACTCCTCTGATATCAGCACCGCTCCAGAGAAGCCTTATTCTTCTCAGGAAGATCTGGACAACCATAAGAAGACCATAAAGGATTCACTGGTGTCTCGCCGGTCGTCTACTGACTTGCATCCATCACAAGAGAGATGTAGTGGAGCCGTCGCCTTAAATCTCTCTCCAGCACCAGGACCCAAGTCGCTAGAAGGAAGAAGTCCAGGTACAAATACCTCATCGGAGTCGTCCGTGATGGCTCCCCTTACCGTGTCGCTGCTAAAGGATAACTGGTCCATGGATACGAGCCATAACCTCGGGCCGCACGAACTCTCCGGGATCAACGATGAACCAAATTCAGCTGGAATCTTGGATGTTGGAGCTCACATGGAGGATCATTCTGTGGAGAAGAACTTATCGGATCTGGTGAAGAAAATGCTCCGATACAATGAGAGCTtacacatagacaagtcacagcGCAGGGGTAAGGAGCGCTATCTGGACAGCAGCTACGAGTCCAGGTCCAGTGACGCTGGTTCCCCACACTTCCTGGTGCAGACGGGTTTGGCTGACACGAGTTCCTCTAGATCCGGACCTATAGGACAGTCGCCAGCATTCGCCAAAAATGACTCCTACAACATTAGCGActcttttttagatttttcccCTCTCCGGTGCAGGGATCAGGGGAGCCATTGTTATGACGCAGACACAGAGGACACCACTCAGAAAAGATCAGAAGATGCTACTCGGGACCCCCGGCCAGAATCGTCACCCTCCGCTGTCAGCCCCGGGCCGCCCCAGTCCAGCGCCGAGGACTCGGAAGACTCCTTTAAGCTGCCGCTAAGAGACGGTGAACTGGAACATCTCAAGAATCAACTTATTAACTGTATATTTGCCCATTGTGGTGCCAAGGAGAACCCGATACCGAGGCGTCCCCCTGACAGAGAAGAGCCAAGAACCGGCCCACTGCAGTCTCATGGGACCGGTCCGCAAGGGAAGACTCTGGAAAAGGCCCA GCAGGCGGTGATTCAGGCCCACAGCATCCAGCTGTACGAGATgtctgctctgtgctcccaggAGGAGGCGCTGCTCCGTCACACATCCGCTGCT GATTTCCAGGAATACGTGAAGAAGCTGGAGGAGATCCTGAGCCTCAAGTGCAAACACATAGAGAAGCTGAGAGCTCAGATGCAGAGGTTCCTGGATCACAAACCTGCAGAAGCGTCAGCTCTGCTGCCCACAGCCCAGAAGCTGGAggactgcctgtgctgctcctga